In Nocardia sp. NBC_00403, the DNA window GGACCACCTCCGGTGTGACCTCGACGCACTCGTCGTCCGCGCAGAACTCCATCGCGGCCTCGAGATCGAGCTGCAGCGGCTTGGCGAGGGTTTCGAACACATCCGCGGTGGAGCTGCGCATGTTGGTCAGCTTCTTCTCGCGGGTGACGTTGATGTCGAGATCCTCGGCGCGTGGGTTGATGCCCACAACCATGCCCTCGTAAGTGTCCGCGCCCGGTTCGACGAAGAACTGGCCGCGGTCGGCGAGCTGGATCATGGCGAACGGAGTCACCGAGCCTGCGCGGTCGGAGACCAGCGCACCGGTGTGCCGGGCCCGGATCTCACCGGCCCACGGCGCGTAGCCGTGGGAGACGGCGTTGGCGATGCCGGTGCCGCGGGTTTCGGTGAGGAAGTCGGTGCGGAAGCCGATCAGACCACGCGACGGGACGATGAACTCCATCCGCACCCAACCCGCGCTGTGGTTGGTCATCTGGACCATCTTGCCCTTGCGGGCGGCCAGCAGCTGGGTGATCGCGCCGAGATACTCGTCCGGGCAGTCGACGGTCAGCTCTTCGAACGGCTCGTGAATCTTGCCGTCGACCTGCTTGGTGACCACCTGCGGCTTGCCGACGGTCAGCTCGAAGCCCTCGCGGCGCATCTGCTCGACCAGGATGGCCAGCGCCAGCTCACCACGACCCTGCACCTCCCAGGCGTCCGGACGGCCGATGTCGAGGACACGCAGCGAGACGTTGCCGACCAGTTCCTGGTCCAGGCGCGACTTCACCATGCGTGCAGTCAGCTTGTGGCCCTGCACCCGGCCGACGAGCGGCGAGGTGTTGGTGCCGATTGTGACCGAGATCGCAGGCTCGTCGACGGTGATGCGCGGCAGCGCGACCGGATTGTCCGGATCGGCGAGCGTGTCGCCGATCATGATCTCCGGGATGCCCGCGATCGCGACGATGTCACCGGCCACGGCGACCTCGCCGGGCTGACGCTCGACACCGATCGTCTGCAACAGTTCGGTGATCTTGACGGTCTTGACACCGTCGGCGTGCATCCACGCGACGTTCTGCCCCTTGCGCAGTTCACCGCTGTAGATGCGGACCAGCGCGAGGCGGCCGAGGAAGGCCGAGGCGTCGAGGTTGGTGACGTGCGCCTGCAGCGGTGCTGTCGGGTCACCCTTCGGCGCCGGGATGTTCTCCATCAGCACGTCGAAGAGCGCGTCGAGGTTCTCGGCATCGGGCGCGTTCCCGTTCTCCGGACGCTCCTTGGACGCCTTGCCCTCACGGCCCGACGCGTACAGAACCGGCAGGTCCAGCGCGAGTTCGGCGGCCTCGGCGGCGGCGTCGTCGAGATCGGAGGCCAGATCGAGCAACAGATCGTGGCTCTCCTCGACAACCTCCTCGATGCGAGCGTCGGGGCGGTCGGTCTTGTTGACGACCAGAATCACCGGAAGCGACGCGGCGAGTGCCTTACGCAGCACGAACCGGGTCTGTGGCAGTGGCCCTTCGGACGCGTCGACCAGCAGCACGACGCCGTCGACCATGGAGAGGCCGCGTTCGACCTCACCACCGAAGTCGGCGTGGCCGGGCGTGTCGATGACGTTGATCACGGTCACCGAGCCATCCGGGTGGTGCCGGTGGACAGCGGTGTTCTTGGCGAGAATGGTGATGCCCTTCTCGCGCTCCAGGTCGCCGGAGTCCATCACCCTGTCGACGAGCTCGGCTCGCTCGGCAAAGGCTCCTGACTGGCGCAGCATGGCGTCGACCAGCGTCGTCTTACCGTGGTCGACGTGGGCCACGATGGCGACGTTGCGAAAATCGCGTGCAGACGACACGCCTAATCCTCCTGCTGTTGGTGTTGGTGCGGGCCGACCCCTGCAAACAGGTGGAGAATCGATACTCACCGGGCATTGCGGCCAGTAACAGACTACCGGTATCCAGGCGCGCCGCAGACCACGCGCCCCACTAAGGGTATGCTAACCAACTATGGGCAAGGTCAAGGCAAGGAAGGTTTCGAGTCTGAAACCCAAGAAGAAGTGCTGTCGCAAGAAGACGCGCTGCTTGAAATGCCCTGTGGTCATTATGCGGATGAAACGCCTCGAAGCCGCTGGTTGCTGCGGTAAAGAGCTGAAGAAGGGCCTCAAGAAAGCCCGCGCCGCCTGATCCGCGCGGATACTTGGACCATGGCTACCGAACTCCTGTCCGACGCCGATATCGACGACGCGCTGTCCGACCTGCCCGACTGGCAACGCTCCGGCGACACCATCACCCGCACGATCCAGGCGCCGACCTTCCTCGACGGTATCGAGCTGGTGCGGCGGGTTGCCGACGCCGCAGAGGCCGCCGACCACCACCCGGATATCGATATTCGCTGGCGCCGGGTCACTTTCGCACTGTCGACCCACTCCGCGGGCGGGCTCACCGGCCGCGACATGCTGCTGGCCCATCAGATCGATCGTTTGGCCGCAGGCTGAACGTCGGCCACTAGTCGACGGCGGTGCGACGCAGCGCCCGCTCACCGATGGCGTTTCGGTCCGCCGACAACGCCTTCGGGAACGTCCGCAGCCGCTGCCGCACGGACCCGACATCCGAACGCAGCACCGCGCGGCCGTGCCAGATCATCCAGCCGAACAGCACGAGCACGCCGAGCGCGTCGACCGCGCCGAGCCAGGACAACACGCCCGGCCGTGAAATGGTCCAAATCGACTTCTGGGCAAACGACAGCACCCACGGCACGCCGATCAACATCGTCACCAGCCAGTAGCCCGCGATGAGCCGGGCGCCCGCGACCGCACTCAGCGGACCGTAGACCAGCCACAGCACCGTCGGCAGCAGCCAGACGAAATGGTGTGACCAGGAGATGGGTGAGACCATCAGCCCGAACAGCTGCACCATGATCAGAGTGCCCATCCGGTCGTCGGAA includes these proteins:
- the typA gene encoding translational GTPase TypA, which gives rise to MSSARDFRNVAIVAHVDHGKTTLVDAMLRQSGAFAERAELVDRVMDSGDLEREKGITILAKNTAVHRHHPDGSVTVINVIDTPGHADFGGEVERGLSMVDGVVLLVDASEGPLPQTRFVLRKALAASLPVILVVNKTDRPDARIEEVVEESHDLLLDLASDLDDAAAEAAELALDLPVLYASGREGKASKERPENGNAPDAENLDALFDVLMENIPAPKGDPTAPLQAHVTNLDASAFLGRLALVRIYSGELRKGQNVAWMHADGVKTVKITELLQTIGVERQPGEVAVAGDIVAIAGIPEIMIGDTLADPDNPVALPRITVDEPAISVTIGTNTSPLVGRVQGHKLTARMVKSRLDQELVGNVSLRVLDIGRPDAWEVQGRGELALAILVEQMRREGFELTVGKPQVVTKQVDGKIHEPFEELTVDCPDEYLGAITQLLAARKGKMVQMTNHSAGWVRMEFIVPSRGLIGFRTDFLTETRGTGIANAVSHGYAPWAGEIRARHTGALVSDRAGSVTPFAMIQLADRGQFFVEPGADTYEGMVVGINPRAEDLDINVTREKKLTNMRSSTADVFETLAKPLQLDLEAAMEFCADDECVEVTPEVVRVRKVILGATERGRELSRRKARDRAAL
- a CDS encoding 4a-hydroxytetrahydrobiopterin dehydratase, translating into MATELLSDADIDDALSDLPDWQRSGDTITRTIQAPTFLDGIELVRRVADAAEAADHHPDIDIRWRRVTFALSTHSAGGLTGRDMLLAHQIDRLAAG